Proteins found in one Salvelinus alpinus chromosome 11, SLU_Salpinus.1, whole genome shotgun sequence genomic segment:
- the LOC139534284 gene encoding cbp/p300-interacting transactivator 1-like: MTSLLFSSPTHVVMKDRELPSSSLTLLHYTGTAVPVKTPGVGPLPPSSTTLHTSTSPSLSKPQPFCLQTLQTGPHLLASMQLQKLNSHYQSLAGGIGGGVASVPTSGPQRVFGASMLGSAGQLVGGTPGGVGGRNQGCGGIIDSDPVDEEVLMSLVVELGLDQANELPELWLGQNEFDFIADVPAGC; this comes from the coding sequence ATGACCTCACTGCTGTTCTCCAGCCCCACCCACGTTGTCATGAAGGACCGCGAGCTGCCGTCatcctccctcaccctcctccactACACCGGGACGGCAGTACCTGTCAAGACACCCGGGGTTGGCCCCTtacccccctcctccaccaccctccacacctccacctctccatccctctccaaaCCCCAGCCATTCTGCCTGCAGACCCTCCAGACCGGCCCTCACCTCCTCGCCAGCATGCAGCTCCAGAAACTCAACTCCCACTACCAGAGTCTGGCTGGAGGTATAGGTGGCGGCGTAGCCTCTGTGCCCACCTCAGGACCTCAGAGGGTGTTTGGGGCCTCAATGCTGGGCTCGGCGGGGCAGCTGGTGGGGGGTACCCCTGGAGGTGTTGGAGGGAGGAATCAGGGCTGTGGGGGGATTATTGACTCTGACCCGGTGGACGAAGAGGTTCTGATGTCGTTGGTCGTAGAGCTGGGGTTGGACCAGGCTAACGAGCTGCCTGAACTCTGGCTAGGACAGAACGAGTTTGACTTCATAGCGGATGTACCTGCCGGATGCTGA